The DNA sequence AACCAGAGACCATACTGATCTATGTGGCTCAGTGACTCTCGGGGTAATGCATGGGCAGGCTTGTGTCAGAAGGCCATATTAAACCCCCAGTTTTACTCTGTTGAATTCAGTGGATCAAAAAACCAGACGGTGTAAATTAGGCACTAAAATGTCTGGCTATGTGGGCCATCAAAGGAAGCCTTTGTGTTTtttgaaatgttttaatttaaaccTTGGATTCAGACCTAATGTCGGACTCCTTTTAAAATTGGCAATTCCACTTCCTTGGGCAGAAGTGAGGTGTCAAATTAAAGTGAAGTTGACCCCAATTGATATCATTTCTTCTTTCCATTGTGCAGAAGGGTAGATCGAGGGTAAATTTCAACTTCCCAGCATACTGCTACCTGGGTTCGGAGATGGTGCTTGATCCAGGAGCGCAGACCTTGGCCGGGCCTCAGGAGAGCAAGAGGGCGGGCCCGTCCAAAGTACTCAAGAAAGTGGCCGAGAGAAAGAGCGGTGAGAAGAATGGGATTCGGTCGCACAGCAGCCTCGCTCCCATGCACCCAGAGGTGCCATTAAGAGCTGTATCACAGGCACCGGGGCCAGTCACTTGCAGCTTGAAGGTCAGCAGGTCGCTAGGAGCTGGCTCAAGCCTGGTCAGTAATGGACACTGCAGCTGGATGAGGCGGAGCGAAAGTTCATACAGCGTGAACAGCACTGGCTCGGATTGCTCCCGGGCCCGGATGAGGAAcgccacctctctccctcacatagcCAGGTACAATGCACGAGAACCACCGCCTGTTAAAAGCCCGTGCCTCTTGGTTGCACTAAGACCAATAAATGTCGACAAAGAGAAAGAGATATTCTTCCAGTCCAAGTATGCCTACAATCCTCAGTTTGAGTATTCAgagcccctcagcagcagcataatgaGCAAGTACAGCGTAGCCTCTGACCGCTTCATCGAACAGGTGAGAACTTCTTCTCGAGTCATTAGATTCTGTTACTTCtgtgcttttgttacctccaggctCGAAAATGCCAAAGCCTTCCTGCTGGCCTCTGATCTTCCATGTGTCATAAATTTCAGCTCATTGACAAATTCTGCTGCCCAATCCCTAACTCTCGCCAACTCCCATTCATCCATAACCCTGTGTTCTCTGACACATGTTGGCTCCAACTCTGGCAGTGCCataagtttaaaattctcatccttgtgttaaaTTTCTCCATAACTTTTGATCttacctatctctgaaacctctccAGTCCTACAATCTTCCCAGATTTCTCTCTattctcctccaattctggcctcctgtgtaCCTCCAAtttccatcactccaccatttgGACTTTGCCTTCAACTTTCAAGACTCAAAGCTCAGGAATCCTCTCCCTAAACCTTTGCATTGTCCTCTCTCCTTCAAGAAGACTTTTCTTCCAACTTGCCTCTTTTAGTTTGATCACCTGCCCTAACATCTCTTTTTGTGGCTCGGTGTGTTATTTTGTTTGCTGTTGAtccagtgaagtgccttgggatgttttactgcattaatggtgctacataaatgcatccTGTTCTTGTAACAGAATGTTAGTCACCACCTTTATAATGAGCTGGGTGGGCAAACCAGCAAAGCAAGGTCCGTATAAATGATTCTAATGGCAAAGTGGGTATATTGCATTGCATGGCATGGTGCTGGATCATGCAGATCAGGAAAGCTCCAAATTTAACCCTTGTTCCATGCTAAGTTAGCTGGTCTCAGCCCTGCTAGATGATAGGTGAAGAGaatgaggttggggaggggggtagtgATTACAGTTAGACTGCAGTTAAAATGCAGTTTCTGCCTGGGAGTTGGCTTATTTTAGTAGCACATTTCTCTCATGTCTTGTGGTTCAGCTGCTGTCGATTTTCTAATCCACCTGCAATGATCCACAGTTTCACATATAATTCAATTTAAGGTTTAATTCTAAACTGCAGCATGCAGAAAACTTTGTACTGACAGGAGAATTGGGTTAGCTGCCTGAAGCTTACTGATCACAGTTGTGTTTAATGAAGTTTAGTTTGATCATTTTAATTCTCTTTGAGCTGCCCTGATGGCTCAGTGAATTTGATCAATGGGTGGCCAAGGTTTACAGCGCTGAAAGCACCAGATTTGGCCATTGGTCTTTGCTCAATTCAGTGGACATGGCAGGACTAGGTGGCGCAACTGCAATTGGTATCAGTGCCCTTTGGTTGCCACATGTAGTCTAATCCAAAAGCAGATAAACAGCAAGGTCAAGGGGCACAGATTAAACAAAGGGAAACCTTTACTGAGGTTCAATTATTGCAAGGCCTCAGCTTTGAAATGGTGGCACAGGTTTTACATTTATTTCAGCTTCGTATGTACATGTGCTTGTGTGTTTCTGCCTAAGCATGCGTCTCCATTTGTTTTTTACTATCTCTCTCCATTTGTCTCCATTTTCTTCTGTCTTGTATCTTATtgactatctctctctttctctctctccctccctccacctctatctctctatcattCTAGTCTgcgtgtcactctctctccccctatctacTGTAGATTTCCAGTTTGCCATTTGCCTACTCTTGGTATAATGATTGGAGACTTAGATACAATGTCTCTTGCCCTTAATTCCTGACTTGTATTTATTTCTCTAAAGCGTTTGTCCCTTTTATTTTTTAGCTACAACTGTATTTGAGAGGGCCAATGGGGCCTTGAGGAAATGGTGGTGTAACGGAAACATCACTGGACTAatcatccagagacccaggctaattctTTGCGGACATAGGtttaaatcccacaatggcagctgctgaaatttaaattcaaataataaatctagaattgaaagctagcctcagtaatggtcaccatgaaactattattgattgttgtaaaaactcatctggttcgctaatgtcctttagggaaggaaatctgccatccttaccttgcctacatgtgacccagagcaatgtggttgattcttaactgccctctgaaatggcctagcaagccactcagttcaagggcaattagggatgggcaataaatgctggccttgtcagtgatgcccacatcccatgaaagaatattaaaaaagtTTTAACAATTGATCCAAAATCTGTCAAGTCTGCTTGTACAGTACACCCTTAGTATCGCCCCACCCTGCCTCCCTCCCAAATACTTGCACATGTTTATTCTGTCCAGCAATGGGGAAAATCTTGGCTGGTCTTATTATCTATTGCCCCTTTGAGCTTGAGGACACCATTATAGTGCTGCCCCCTCAATCTAAATTGATAGAGTGTACCCCAGCATGAAGCTGAGACCTTCTGTTTTGCAGAGCTCGCTACCGCAGCTTGTAGATATTCATTGAGCTGCAGATTAGCAAGGATAAATGTTTCCACTAACTCTGTTGACTCATTCTTAGAAGAGTTGAGTAAGAATTCAGGAGTCCTCTATCAGATAGGCAGAAACTCACGCAAGGCCAGATGGGAGGCCAATAACTGGAAAAGAGCCCGAATGAGATGCTGTGAAGTAACCACAATTCGATTCCCTTATTTTTCTTCCAGGCTGTACGGATTATGAAGAGTGTGGTGCAGATGTATGGCAGCTATGAGAACTTTGAGGTGGCCACAGGGGGCGCTATGCTGTCAAAGAGCAAAATATGGACCTGTATCAGAAGTTACATGCGGAAGGAGGGGTGCTCTGGAGAGGTGAGGGAGATGAAATGCCTGTGTCCTCGCAAACCTATGTCTATGCACAAATATTTctgtttcttctgcatgtgtgcaCATTTTGATGTTCAGTTTCACCTAAAACCACACAGCTTATTTGCTTCCCCATACACCAGTAAATTTAACCCTTATttttcacactgtttctcttccccactgtgtGTTTTCATCCTTGGCTATGCTACCTTACCAAGGCCGAGATTTTTCGCCCATCCTTAGTCGCCCTTAAGAGCGGCCATCTTCTTAAACTGCTGAAGTCTGAGGGAAAGGTAATGCCATTAGGTAGTGAGTtttaagattttgacccagtgatcatGAAGAAACAGTGGTTATATGTTCAAGTCAGGTtggtgcatgacttggagggaacttggaggtgatggtgtccctgagctcctgctgctcctgcctttctaGATGGTGGAACTCACAGTTGTGGGAGGTGTACAGGAGGCCCTGACTTCTTGCGGAGGTGCAGTTCCACaggggccagcagctctccagtacaCTGTCTAGGGGCCCATTCTCCAGATGCAACACCGAGAGCCAGCCAACGGGGGTTTTCAAAGAATGTTGAAACAATCGACTGAACAAGGCAATGGCAAAGATGCACTAAAAGGAGTAGTTTGACTGAGAAACCATTTTTCCTCCCGATTTTTCTTACAGCCATAACATCTCCTTTGCAGGAAGGGCGAGTGGATAGGATCCATCAACAGGAAGCCTGATTATGTTATTATTCTTTCCGTAGCTCCCTAGAACATCAAGGGCTATTACAGCGCTGCAGCTGGCTCTGAGCTGGGATTGGCTGTTTTTGTTCTCTTGGTTTCTCAGGTGATATGGAAGTTGCTGTCAGCTGGTTTGTGCTTAAATGGTCaggatatatttttaaaataatttagtaTTAGTACTTCACTGGCAGTGAGATATCATCTCTGCCTGAGGTTCCTTAAATGTGAATTAAATACAATACAATAAACAAAGCTGGTCCATTGAGTCCCATTGAGAATGTGACATCGACAAAAGCTCCTATAAGCCAGGCCCTCAAAGGGATGAGAGTAGAGCTGTAAAGATATACCTGGTCAGACAAGGTGTATCTCCCTGATCAGCCGCTCTAGGCCCAACCTGAGGTGGAATGAGATAAAGTTCATACCAGGATTGTCGCTTGGGGATAACAAATAaagataattttatttttttttatgtttgggATTCCCCTTTCTAAGGCTGTGGGCAGATCTCTGTTGTTTCCAGCTGGTGTGGGAGACGCTGTCCCCTGCACCACCACGCCCCCCCAATGTACCCCATGCCCCGAACACCTCAGCCTTCCTTCCTATAGCACCGGTACAGATTCCAAACTGACTCGTGGAACAAGCTGAGGTCTGAATTTGGAATGTTCCTTGGCCCAATTACCCTGGCCTGTTCTACGGGTCAGTTAGGAATCTAGTACTGGAGCTACTTTttaaagaagatttttttttatcctttcatgggatgtgggcatcgctggcaaggccagcatttgttgctcattcataattgctcttgagaatgtcctgcatttatatagcaccattcacaaacttggaatgtctcaaagcactttaaaagTAGCCAGTGATGTacttttaaagtgcagctgcgggtgtaatgttggaaatacagcagtcaatttgcacactgcaaggtctcacaaacagcactgagataatgaccagatagcctGATTTTTTAAATAGCTATTTTTAatgacattgattgagggataaatattggttggAATCCCTATACTTCTTTGaactagtgccatgggatctttacacATGACAGGCCAGATGGGTCCTCAGTCTACTGTCTCAGAAAGacaagtgcagcactcgctcaatacTGCACCAGTGTGCCAGCCTTCTCAAATAGATGCAAAAGATctaatggcactatttcaaagaagagcaagggaagttcccccagtgtcctggccaatatttattcctcagccaacatcatctggtcatgatcacactGCTGTTTTTAGAACCTTGTTGCTagtaaattggctgttgcatttctaaTGTCAcggcagtgactatacttcaaaagtattttattggctgtaacGTATTTTGCCAAGTCCTGAGACCATGTAAGGTGTTACATTaatgaaagtttttaaaaaaaaatttccctcctTAGAGTTTCTTTTACATTCAGTTCTTCATTTTCCTCTTTCTGTATGACTCTCttttcttttctccttttcaccccctctctctcactctgcaccatTGCTTTCAAGAAATACATAGTATTTCTTCAACAGGGCCTCAGTGGAATAAGACATTGCCAACTTGAATTTGAATCCAGGAGCTCCAGACAAAGCAACCCCAAGGGCTGCTCAGATTCTTTGCTGTATAAAATTACTGTCTGCTGTTGTTGAGTTACCAAAGCACGGGGGCGTATAGCAGATGTGACTGCCCCTTCTGGCATCACAAGTAAATGTTGATGTGCATTGTTGCTGCAGTTCCAGCAATGAAACTGGGAGTCTGCCAACAAACCAAAATGCTGCAGCTTTCCATCATTCTGATTAAAACAAAATCTGCTCAATCCTCTTGGATCCTTTTGAGATCACTTAGCCAGGAACACCTTGGGTGACAAAGAATTACCCCGCCTGAAATCAGTGGTGTTTTTTTATTGTTGTTGCTGAGATTCATTAACCATTGCCTACATGTTCTGCTCCTCTGCTAATGTCGCCCTTGATCAATTGCCAGGAAGCATCCACcagggagcaggcagaggcagacagcTACATTCAACCCTCATGCACCTGGACCTCCCTGGCGCAACTTTGTCTGATTTAGGATGCTCTGACTGACTTGAACTTCTGCTCTGCTGCTGTCTGCAGAGTGGGGCTGCCTTCTATTTTAATAAACCGCTGTTGCCTCACTGACCTCCACCTGAACCTCATCATCAAATGGCGAAAGAGTTCTCTCACACCAGTCCTTCTGGTGAAGCCATTCTCGCTATCAGAGAAAATCGTTTTGCAATGTTTATAATGCGTAGTGAACAAAACAAGTCTAGCTGACTGACAGGTTACTCCAAATCCCCAATTTTCTATATATTATATCTTTCTATATATAACTATATATTAGcacaaataaatataaatatacttacaaatataaatatatattgtaTATAAGTGTAAATACCGATAACAGAATGATTTTTCCTTCGCTTGGTGTCTTTAACTGCAAGGCGCTGCTGGCCTTCTCCCTGGTGTTGGGGTTACATTCCTGATTCCAATTCCTACGCTGACTATAACCTGATGCATTTTCTTTTTGCAGGTTTTTTAATGATAACATGCTGACATATATTCTGTGTGCAATCAGACAGCATGCCCTCTCCAAGTTCATCTTGTCCCTGAGATCcttttcccactaaactgctaatAAACCAATTTCCCTTCCTGACTACCAAGTTAACAGCTATTCACAGTTGTCTCACTTCAGGTGTtggcctctccatctctctaatctGTTGCAATCAGCCTTCTCAGAAAACCAATGTTGACCCCACTGTCCTTCCAATCTGCAGCcccttatcaaatgccatttcCTCTCCAATTTCCTTGAAcgtgttgttgcctcccaaatccatatTTATATTTTCCAGAACTCCaattttgaatccctccaatcaggtttctgcccgtCGCAGTGCTGAAATAGCTGTCAgcaaaattgctgaaaaaagagacatgtcaaagccttttgcactcatcaggacacttaacaagaataccaatattaggaggaaaacaacaatttataccatatgagaagagagtgctgattggttggcaaatggactttgactggcagaggtgttgccatttgtttagctgaaacaggtgcagtgtgtgtatatgttctttctatctgcaaagaagTGTGACGCATTTATGTGCATTGAAGCTCcatatgttaatacacagggccctgttctttgcagacagtaagaatatgtacacacatggcacctaaacaaaataagtgacagccatttgctgacacattcctcaggacaatgccttgaccaatcagggtcaagctgcctggcttaaatttcaagCATTGCATgggagttaactgtcagtcaccatcactggtgtatcctccatggcaatgcctctaccaaaaagactccacttgccaaacattcag is a window from the Carcharodon carcharias isolate sCarCar2 chromosome 7, sCarCar2.pri, whole genome shotgun sequence genome containing:
- the LOC121279633 gene encoding uncharacterized protein KIAA0895-like isoform X1, whose product is MKGRSRVNFNFPAYCYLGSEMVLDPGAQTLAGPQESKRAGPSKVLKKVAERKSGEKNGIRSHSSLAPMHPEVPLRAVSQAPGPVTCSLKVSRSLGAGSSLVSNGHCSWMRRSESSYSVNSTGSDCSRARMRNATSLPHIARYNAREPPPVKSPCLLVALRPINVDKEKEIFFQSKYAYNPQFEYSEPLSSSIMSKYSVASDRFIEQAVRIMKSVVQMYGSYENFEVATGGAMLSKSKIWTCIRSYMRKEGCSGEVVVRLSEDLLSQAVMMVENCRPTLTINLAGARQYWLEGMLRHEIGTHYIRGVNNSHQPWHSAAGRKQYGLKPANPTEEGLASLNSVLYRKYPFLWRAALLYYTVFQASRMPFCQLFEDIAKFVEDPNTRWEYCVRAKRGQADTSQPGCFSKDQVYLDGVLLLLRYRKSIDFKMLAALGKVSFEDVEHLKKCAILQNTRIPHFMRDQARYLEQLHHITAVNGLTDEELLRLIPK
- the LOC121279633 gene encoding uncharacterized protein KIAA0895-like isoform X2, whose protein sequence is MVLDPGAQTLAGPQESKRAGPSKVLKKVAERKSGEKNGIRSHSSLAPMHPEVPLRAVSQAPGPVTCSLKVSRSLGAGSSLVSNGHCSWMRRSESSYSVNSTGSDCSRARMRNATSLPHIARYNAREPPPVKSPCLLVALRPINVDKEKEIFFQSKYAYNPQFEYSEPLSSSIMSKYSVASDRFIEQAVRIMKSVVQMYGSYENFEVATGGAMLSKSKIWTCIRSYMRKEGCSGEVVVRLSEDLLSQAVMMVENCRPTLTINLAGARQYWLEGMLRHEIGTHYIRGVNNSHQPWHSAAGRKQYGLKPANPTEEGLASLNSVLYRKYPFLWRAALLYYTVFQASRMPFCQLFEDIAKFVEDPNTRWEYCVRAKRGQADTSQPGCFSKDQVYLDGVLLLLRYRKSIDFKMLAALGKVSFEDVEHLKKCAILQNTRIPHFMRDQARYLEQLHHITAVNGLTDEELLRLIPK